One window from the genome of Onychomys torridus chromosome 20, mOncTor1.1, whole genome shotgun sequence encodes:
- the Txnrd1 gene encoding thioredoxin reductase 1, cytoplasmic isoform X2: protein MNGSKEPPRSYDFDLIIIGGGSGGLAAAKEAARFDKKVLVLDFVTPTPLGTRWGLGGTCVNVGCIPKKLMHQAALLGQALKDSRNYGWKVEDTVKHDWEKMTESVQNYIGSLNWGYRVALREKKVVYENAYGRFIGPHKIKATNNKGKEKIYSAERFLIATGERPRYLGIPGDKEYCISSDDLFSLPYCPGKTLVVGASYVALECAGFLAGIGLDVTVMVRSILLRGFDQDMANKIGEHMEEHGIKFIRQFVPVKVEQIEAGTPGRLKVIAQSTTSEETIEDEFNTVLLAVGRDPCTRTIGLETVGVKINEKTGKIPVTDEEQTNVPYIYAIGDILEGKLELTPVAIQAGRLLAQRLYGGSTVKCDYEKVPTTVFTPLEYGCCGLSEEKAIEKFGEENIEVYHSFFWPLEWTVPSRDNNKCYAKIICNLKDNERVVGFHVLGPNAGEVTQGFAAALKCGMTKQQLDSTIGIHPVCAEIFTTLSVTKRSGGDILQSGC from the exons ATGAATGGCTCCAAAGAGCCCCCCAGGTCCTATGACTTCGACCTCATCATCATTGGAGGCGGCTCCGGAGGACTAGCAGCAGCTAAG GAGGCAGCCAGATTTGACAAGAAGGTGCTGGTCTTGGATTTCGTCACACCAACTCCTCTTGGCACCAGATGGG GTCTCGGAGGAACGTGTGTGAACGTGGGGTGCATACCTAAAAAACTGATGCACCAGGCAGCTTTGTTAGGACAAGCCCTGAAAGACTCCCGCAACTACGGATGGAAAGTCGAGGACACAG TTAAGCATGACTGGGAGAAAATGACGGAATCCGTGCAGAATTACATCGGCTCGCTGAACTGGGGCTACCGAGTAGCTCTTCGGGAGAAAAAGGTCGTCTATGAGAACGCTTATGGGAGATTCATTGGTCCCCACAAGATTAAG GCAACaaataacaaaggaaaagagaaaatctaTTCAGCAGAGCGGTTTCTCATCGCCACGGGTGAAAGGCCACGCTACCTGGGCATTCCTGGAGACAAAGAGTACTGCATCAGCAG TGATGATCTTTTCTCCTTGCCTTACTGCCCGGGTAAGACTCTAGTGGTTGGAGCGTCCTATGTTGCTTTGGAATGTGCAGGATTTCTTGCTGGTATTGGCTTAGATGTCACTGTAATGGTGCGGTCCATTCTCCTGAGAGGATTTGACCAGGATATGGCCAACAAAATCGGCGAACACATGGAAGAACATGGCATCAAGTTTATAAGGCAGTTTGTTCCAGTTAAA GTTGAACAAATTGAAGCAGGGACACCAGGCCGACTCAAGGTGATTGCTCAGTCCACCACCAGCGAAGAGACCATCGAAGATGAGTTTAACACA GTGTTGCTGGCAGTAGGAAGAGATCCTTGTACAAGAACCATTGGCCTAGAGACCGTGGGCGTGAAGATAAATGAGAA GACTGGAAAGATACCTGTCACAGACGAAGAGCAGACCAACGTGCCTTACATCTATGCTATTGGTGACATTCTGGAGGGCAAGCTGGAGCTGACGCCTGTGGCCATCCAGGCGGGGAGATTGCTGGCCCAGAGGCTGTACGGGGGCTCCACTGTCAAA TGTGACTATGAAAAGGTTCCTACAACTGTATTTACTCCTTTGGAGTATGGCTGTTGTGGCCTGTCAGAAGAAAAAGCTATTGAgaaatttggggaagaaaatattgaa GTTTACCACAGCTTCTTTTGGCCATTGGAGTGGACAGTCCCATCCCGAGACAACAACAAATGTTATGCAAAAATAATCTGTAACCTTAAAGACAAC GAGCGGGTCGTGGGCTTTCATGTACTGGGTCCGAACGCTGGAGAAGTGACGCAGGGCTTCGCGGCTGCACTCAAGTGTGGAATGACCAAGCAGCAGCTGGACAGCACTATTGGTATCCACCCAGTCTGTGCGGAG
- the Txnrd1 gene encoding thioredoxin reductase 1, cytoplasmic isoform X1, with amino-acid sequence MPAHECWLCFPASPGRPFVQTVWVAQTCPNCCWFPGFLPPAPRPLCAPRLQLRGTPGAMLPPSHSSTAPPSKSQTPCSTDPRLCPPPSTPDCRQEKNTQSELPHQKGPLETLPTMNGSKEPPRSYDFDLIIIGGGSGGLAAAKEAARFDKKVLVLDFVTPTPLGTRWGLGGTCVNVGCIPKKLMHQAALLGQALKDSRNYGWKVEDTVKHDWEKMTESVQNYIGSLNWGYRVALREKKVVYENAYGRFIGPHKIKATNNKGKEKIYSAERFLIATGERPRYLGIPGDKEYCISSDDLFSLPYCPGKTLVVGASYVALECAGFLAGIGLDVTVMVRSILLRGFDQDMANKIGEHMEEHGIKFIRQFVPVKVEQIEAGTPGRLKVIAQSTTSEETIEDEFNTVLLAVGRDPCTRTIGLETVGVKINEKTGKIPVTDEEQTNVPYIYAIGDILEGKLELTPVAIQAGRLLAQRLYGGSTVKCDYEKVPTTVFTPLEYGCCGLSEEKAIEKFGEENIEVYHSFFWPLEWTVPSRDNNKCYAKIICNLKDNERVVGFHVLGPNAGEVTQGFAAALKCGMTKQQLDSTIGIHPVCAEIFTTLSVTKRSGGDILQSGC; translated from the exons GTTGCTGGTTTCCaggtttcctccctccagccccccgGCCTCTGTGTGCGCCCCGGCTGCAGCTGAGAGGCACCCCTGGGGCTATGCTTCCTCCTTCACACTCCTCCACGGCACCCCCCTCCAAATCCCAGACGCCCTGTTCTACTGACCCCCGTCtctgccctccaccctccacACCTGATTGTAGGCAGGAGAAAAATACACAGTCTGAGCTG CCACATCAAAAAGGCCCACTTGAGACGCTACCAACAATGAATGGCTCCAAAGAGCCCCCCAGGTCCTATGACTTCGACCTCATCATCATTGGAGGCGGCTCCGGAGGACTAGCAGCAGCTAAG GAGGCAGCCAGATTTGACAAGAAGGTGCTGGTCTTGGATTTCGTCACACCAACTCCTCTTGGCACCAGATGGG GTCTCGGAGGAACGTGTGTGAACGTGGGGTGCATACCTAAAAAACTGATGCACCAGGCAGCTTTGTTAGGACAAGCCCTGAAAGACTCCCGCAACTACGGATGGAAAGTCGAGGACACAG TTAAGCATGACTGGGAGAAAATGACGGAATCCGTGCAGAATTACATCGGCTCGCTGAACTGGGGCTACCGAGTAGCTCTTCGGGAGAAAAAGGTCGTCTATGAGAACGCTTATGGGAGATTCATTGGTCCCCACAAGATTAAG GCAACaaataacaaaggaaaagagaaaatctaTTCAGCAGAGCGGTTTCTCATCGCCACGGGTGAAAGGCCACGCTACCTGGGCATTCCTGGAGACAAAGAGTACTGCATCAGCAG TGATGATCTTTTCTCCTTGCCTTACTGCCCGGGTAAGACTCTAGTGGTTGGAGCGTCCTATGTTGCTTTGGAATGTGCAGGATTTCTTGCTGGTATTGGCTTAGATGTCACTGTAATGGTGCGGTCCATTCTCCTGAGAGGATTTGACCAGGATATGGCCAACAAAATCGGCGAACACATGGAAGAACATGGCATCAAGTTTATAAGGCAGTTTGTTCCAGTTAAA GTTGAACAAATTGAAGCAGGGACACCAGGCCGACTCAAGGTGATTGCTCAGTCCACCACCAGCGAAGAGACCATCGAAGATGAGTTTAACACA GTGTTGCTGGCAGTAGGAAGAGATCCTTGTACAAGAACCATTGGCCTAGAGACCGTGGGCGTGAAGATAAATGAGAA GACTGGAAAGATACCTGTCACAGACGAAGAGCAGACCAACGTGCCTTACATCTATGCTATTGGTGACATTCTGGAGGGCAAGCTGGAGCTGACGCCTGTGGCCATCCAGGCGGGGAGATTGCTGGCCCAGAGGCTGTACGGGGGCTCCACTGTCAAA TGTGACTATGAAAAGGTTCCTACAACTGTATTTACTCCTTTGGAGTATGGCTGTTGTGGCCTGTCAGAAGAAAAAGCTATTGAgaaatttggggaagaaaatattgaa GTTTACCACAGCTTCTTTTGGCCATTGGAGTGGACAGTCCCATCCCGAGACAACAACAAATGTTATGCAAAAATAATCTGTAACCTTAAAGACAAC GAGCGGGTCGTGGGCTTTCATGTACTGGGTCCGAACGCTGGAGAAGTGACGCAGGGCTTCGCGGCTGCACTCAAGTGTGGAATGACCAAGCAGCAGCTGGACAGCACTATTGGTATCCACCCAGTCTGTGCGGAG